In Hydractinia symbiolongicarpus strain clone_291-10 chromosome 4, HSymV2.1, whole genome shotgun sequence, the following proteins share a genomic window:
- the LOC130641419 gene encoding uncharacterized protein LOC130641419 encodes MTLSICLLANEISKCCVNASTSEILAKLRAQPENNIILSMLGSKTKIRTYQLKETLEDSVGDDVIFEYLKIVATSMNDKNIKVTSPGELITDETYLPKGTQNIEELMALDLLISCNVHNYHWTLTAVFPKQKMISHLNPMGEEVSALNGVLNKWNAYLERKYGLKEIWPLQTIPHAKQQDSVSCGIFCAKFAECIMSNQKIPVEFTKNEVIEFRNDIVRKLLQEGEKDETWHLKFCRLCGSLDGPKKNKGQTTDRWVRCDNCIPQRWYHVLCTNVVINEEGNNPFSCKDLVNIHTLETPNATKAHVPVTLAEKGIIKLKKRTKRIKKCHGCGLEFKREIVYPDNFCLVTMLERLIRGEKAPSGVKKMTTVHFHVRKECLRKKKLEPRVFLPDHINVTEEQKKIYKKDGICM; translated from the exons TTTTGGCGAAGTTGAGAGCGCAACCTGAAAATAATATCATACTGTCCATGCTGGGTTCTAAAACAAAAATTCGAACCTACCAACTGAAAGAAACATTGGAGGATAGCGTTGGAGACGATGTTATATTCGAGTATTTGAAGATAGTGGCAACAAGTATGAATGAT AAAAACATTAAAGTTACTTCGCCCGGAGAATTGATAACAGATGAAACATATCTGCCAAAGGGCACGCAAAATATC GAAGAACTGATGGCGCTCGATCTGTTGATCTCGTGTAATGTTCACAACTATCACTGGACACTAACAGCGGTTTTCCccaaacaaaaaatgatttccCATCTTAATCCTATGGGTGAAGAAGTTAGCGCGTTAAATGGCGTGCTAAATAAATGGAA TGCCTATCTGGAAAGGAAATACGGGCTAAAGGAAATATGGCCTCTGCAAACGATTCCTCACGCAAAACAACAAGACAGCGTATCTTGTGGGATATTTTGCGCAAAG TTTGCTGAGTGTATTATGAGCAATCAGAAAATCCCCGTTGAATTTACCAAAAACGAAGTCATCGAGTTTCGAAATGACATTGTGAGAAAATTGCTTCAAGAGGGAG AAAAAGATGAGACCTGGCATTTAAAGTTTTGCAGACTGTGTGGATCCCTTGATGGTCCAAAAAAGAACAAGGGTCAAACAACGGATCGTTGG GTCCGATGCGACAACTGCATTCCCCAACGTTGGTATCACGTTCTTTGCACCAACGTTGTCATTAATGAAGAAGGCAACAATCCGTTTTCGTGTAAAGATTTAGTCAATATTCATACTTTGGAGACGCCAAATGCAACTAAGGCACAC GTCCCAGTTACATTAGCCGAAAAAGGAATAATAAAACTCAAGAAACGCACAAAGCGTATTAAAAAATGTCATGGTTGTGGCTTAGAATTTAAGAGAGAAATCGTTTACCCCGACAATTTTTGCCTTGTCACAATGCTGGAACGCTTAATCCGTGGGGAAAAGGCTCCAAGTGGTGTGAAAAAAATGACAACCGTACATTTTCACGTAAGAAAAGAATGTTTACGGAAAAAGAAGCTGGAGCCCCGTGTGTTTTTACCGGATCATATCAATGTGACCGAAGaacaaaaaaagatatataaaaaagacggCATATGTATGTAA